TATTTTGCCCTGAGCCGCCTCCAGCAGTCCTAACTTTATGTCATTGGCCCGATATTCAATGCCGTACAAATACCTGGAAAGTTTGCCCGTACCATCGGTCAGCATGATTACGGCCGGGTGCGCGTACTGATTTTTTTCTTCCACAAAAAAGTATTGGAAGCCCACGGCATCGGCCAGGCGCTTTACTTCCTTCTCTTCTCCTACCAAAAATTCCCAGCCGTCGCTATCCGGCGGTTCCTGCAATCTTTTGAGCATACTTTCCTTTTTTTGCAGCGCATCCTGAGGCGTGTCGCGCGGATCAATGCTAATGGTCAGTACCCGATAATCTTCTCCGAACTTTAAGCGCACGCTGTATAAAGCCCGCGTCACGCCATCCAGAACCAGGTTGCAAAGCATAGGGCAATGGTAATAGGCCAGAATCAAAACCACCGGTTTTTCGCCATCGTAATAGTCTTTTAACTGATGCGTCTGCCCCTGCGAATCAATCAGCTTCACATCCAGCGGAATTTGAGCGCCCAGATGTTCGATGACGTCAATTTTATTTAACTCCGGATCGCTGGTGCGCACCACCTGCCCCGTTGCGGCCTGCACGCTCAAAATCAGCAAAAACACAATTTGTATGAATGTTGACATTTTATTTTTCTTCCTTTTGTTTTGCATAGGCCTCGTCGGCCAGAATTTTCATCGCTCTTTCGATGGGGATGCGATAGATCCCTTTAGTGTAATCCAACAATTCGTAGCTATTCAAAATCTGTTCCTCCTGGGCGCGCAGTTCTAATAATTCCGTCGATTGTTTATTTAAGATAATATCGTATTCCAGTTGCCGCGAGTAATAGGTAAAATATTCATTCACACCGACGATAATGGCGCCCAGGAGCACCATAATCATAATGGTGTAAGCAATTATCTTATTGACATTCGCATCGCTTTTTTCGTATCCGTTGCCAGTATTATTTTGCATGCTTTTTAAAGCTCCTCTTTTAACTATTCACAAAGGTGATTGATTTTTGCAAATTGGGATCGCCCACAGGCAGCACCGGATTGGACCTCAGGCGCATCCAGTAAAGCATCAGAAAAAAAGCCGCGAATCCGACAAACAGGGTTAAGTCCATCCAGGAAAGACGAATACCCTGCGGATGTAAAACAGGGACGGCATTCCAGTAAAGATCCACCCAGTGCCCAAACAGGGTCCAGAGGGCAATAAATTGCAAAAAGCGCACGTTGCGTTTGGCCGCCCGGCTCATCAATCCCAGAAACGGCACCAGAAAGTTGCCAAATACCAGAAACAGCCCAAAGACTTTCCAGCTCCCTTCCCAGCGTTTAAGATAAAAAACGGTTTCTTCCGGGATATTGGCGTACCAGATCAAAAAGTATTGAGAAAAAGCCATGTAGCCCCAGAAGATGGTAAACGACATTAACAGCTTGGCCAGATCGTGATAGTGTTCAACAGTGATCTGTTCGGTTAACACCTTTTTACGATGCAGCGCGGCAATGGCCAGAATGATAAAGGCCAGGGCGGCCACAAAACCGCCGGAGAAAATATAAAGACCATAGATGGTTGAATACCATTCCGGTTGTAGCGACATCAGCCAGTCAAAGGCGGCAAAAGTGATGGTCAGGGCAAACAGCACCATGCCCAGGGCAGAAACTTTGCGCATTTTCTGGATTTGCTCAACGCCGCCCAGTTTGTCCTGTTCCAGAGAGGTTTTGTACAATTTACGCGCCACCAGGTACCAGACCAGAAAGTAAACGGTCGATCGAATGGCAAAAAACGGAATGTTTAAATAGGCGGTCTTGGCCTGTAAAACGTGATGGGCAGCCACCACCTCAGGGTGCGTCCATTCGTACAGATGATGCATGCCCAACAAAATGGGAATAAATCCCAGCGCCAGTAGGGGCACGCTCATCATAACCGCTTCGCTGATGCGGCGCAACACAATGCCCCAAACCGTACCTGTAAGGTGGCTGAGCATAACAAAAAACATGGCGCCCAATCCGACCGATACCCAAAATACCCAGGCAACCAGATAAGAAAAAAAGAACTGTCGGGAATCCACAAAAAGCCCGATCAAACTTATGCCAAAAGCCACGGCGCCAACGATTAACATCTGCCTGTTAAAAACCCCTTTGTCCTTAAGCGAAAACGTTTGATTATCCATGTGCATCATTTTCCATTCTCTACTTTATTTTATCTCTTAATTCTTCGGGAACATCTTTAATGGTGGCATGCTGGGAGCGCTGCAAAGCTCTGAAATAAGCAACAATAGCCCAGCGATCTTTGACGGGAATCTGATGTTTGTAAGCCGGCATATTGCGAATGCCGTTGCTGATTACATCAAAAATATGCCCGTCGGCGTAGGCCCTTATGTTGTCCTGATGAAAAGAGGGCGGCGGCGGAAATCCTCTTTTGACCACCATTCCCAGACCGTCGCCCACACGACTGTGGCAGGGCGCGCAGTAGATATTGTATCGTTCCTGCCCACGTTTGAGCAGGGCCAGGTTCACAGCCTCCGGGATGTAATCGATCGGTTTTCCGTTTTCATCTTTACCTGTAAAATATTCCTCGTTTTCATGGTATTCGCCACGGGCTACCGTTCCCGGCACCGGAACGCGCATGGCAGAACCGTCGGTAAAAAACCGGTTTTCCTCCTGAGCTTTGAACTTAGGCTGATCGTCCATATCCGGCACAGGATGGATGGGCGGTTTTTCAGATATCTGCCCCCGGCAACCCAACAGCAACACAAACATGAAAAGTCCGATTATCCAACTAAGCTTTTTCATCGTCTTCCGCCTCTTCCGTGATTAATTCAACATTCTTACCGCCAATGGACTCAAGAAAGGTGCGCGCTTCATTTAAGTCAAACTCTCCTTCGTCGCCTTCAATGCTGACAAAAAATCCATCGTCGGTCACCTTTTTAAACCGTTCCGATTCAAATATCGGGTGGTTAAATCGGGGCAGTTTGTTAAAAATTAGCATGCCCACAAAGGCCGTGGCGGCGCCGGAAATGACCATTAATGCAAAGGCGACGGGGCTGTAAGCCTGGTAACTAAACAGCGGCTTTCCGGAAACCACCACCGGATAAGCGACGGAACCGGTCCACCATTGCAGCAGCACGCCAAAGGACAAACCGATGGCGGCAGTGATTCCGGAAACCCAGCCCAACATCGAACGTTTTTCGCCCATGGCTTTATCCAACCCGTGAATGGGAAAGGGCGAATAACAATCGAAATTTTTAAATCCTGAATTTCGCAGCTGTTCGGCCGCCTTTAGTAACTGCGCCGGATTTTCAAACTCTGCTAACATCATTACTCTTTTAGCCTGACTCATTTTGTTCCCTCCGCCTGATGGTGTTCATCATAATAGTGCGGATCGGCCTGCGGCAGAACGCCTTTGACCTCCGACATGGCAACCATGGGCAGCCAGCGCACAAAAAGCAGAAACAGGGTAAAAAACAGACCAAAAGCGCCGAGCATCATGCCAAAATCCACCCAGGTGGGTTTGAACATATCCCAGCTGGAAGGCAAAAAGTCGCGGTGCAGCGAAGTAATCACAATCACAAAGCGCTCAAACCACATGCCGATATTGACAAAGATGGAAATGACAAACATAACCGGGATACTGGTCCTGAACTTCTTAAACCATAACAACTGCGGAATAACCACATTGCTGATCACCATAATCCAGTATGCCCACCAGTACGGCCCAAAGGCGCGATTGATAAAGGTAAACTGTTCGTACTGGTTGCCGCCGTACCAGGCAATAAAAAACTCCATGGCGTAAGAATAGCCTACCATCATACCCGTCAGCAGAATCACTTTGTTGATTTTTTCCAGATGAGTTAAAGTAATGATGTGTTCCAGCTTAAACGCTTTACGAGCGATGATAGCCATGGTAAGCACCATGCCAAAGCCGGAAAAAATAGCGCCGGCCACAAAGTACGGCGGGAAAATGGTGGAATGCCAGCCCGGTAAAATGCTGGTCGCAAAATCGGTACTCACAATACTATGCACCGAAAGCACCAGCGGCGTGGAAAGTCCGGCCAGAATCAAATAAGCCATTTCGTAATGCTTCCAGTGTTTGTTGCTGCCGCGCCAGCCCAGCGAAAAAATGCCCAGCACAATTTTGCGCAGACGTGTTTTAGCCCGATCTCTCATGCTCGCCAGATCGGGAACCAGGCCGGTGTACCAGAAAATGAGCGAAACCGTAAAATAGGTGCCCACCGCAAAAAAGTCCCACAACAGAGGGCTGCGGAAATTAGGCCACATGGCCATTTGATTGGGCACGGGAAACATATAGTAAATAACCCAGATGCGTCCCACATGAATGCCGGGGAAAACCAGCGCGCAGGCAATGGCAAACAGGGTCATGGCCTCGGCAAAGCGGTTAATCGATGTTCGCCACTTCTGCCGCAGCAAAAATAAAATGGCCGAAATTAAGGTGCCGGCGTGTCCGATTCCTACCCAAAACACAAAGTTGACAATCGGAAAGCCCCAGCCCACAGGAACATTGTTGCCCCACACTCCAATACCGGTTCCAATCAGGTAACCAATCAAAACAAAGAGAATGAGCGCAAAAAAAGAACTGATGCCCATCAAAATGTACCACATCTTCGGCGGTTTGGGCCGTTCGGCAATAGAGCTCACATCTTCTGTAATGGAGTGAAAGGTAGGGTTCCCTTCAATTAACGGCGGCTCCTGTATTTGCGCAAGTTGCGCACGTTGCTCAAAAACACTCACGAGACCAATCCCCCTTCCATCTCTTTCTTTTGCAGACGTTTTTCAATTAAAGGATTTGGATTGCGCAGGCGCGCCAGATAACTGGTTCTGGTTTTTAAATTCAGACCAGACAGCAGATTGTAATCGCGATCCACCTGTTTCATTTTGCTCACGGCGCTGTTTGGATCGTTGATATTGCCAAAAACAATGGCATCGGCCGGGCAGGCCTGTTCACAGGCGGTTTTGATTTCGCCGTCGCGCACGGCGCGCCCTTCGTTTTTGGAATTGATTTTGGCCTGATTAATGCGCTGCACACAGTAGGTGCATTTTTCCATCACGCCGCGAGAACGCACGGTAACATCCGGATTCATGGCCATCTTTAAGGTGTCTGCCAGTCCGCCCGTGTAATTAAAAAAGTTGAAGCGGCGCACTTTAAAGGGACAGTTGTTGGAACAATAGCGCGTGCCGATGCAGCGATTGTAGGTCATTACGTTTAAACCTTCGGCGTCGTGCGTGGTGGCCTGCACCGGACACACCTGCTCGCAGGGCGCGTTTTCACACTGTGCGCAGGCCATGGGCTGGGCCACCATTTCCGGGTCTTCCAGCTCGCCTGCATAGTAACGATCCAGACGAATCCAGTGCATTTCGCGACCTTTTAACACCTGTTCTTTGCCCACAATGGGAATATTATTTTCACTCTGGCAGGCAACCACACAGGCATTGCAACCGGAGCAGGAATTAAGATCGATGGTCATGCCCCACTGGTAGCCTTCGTCGTACGCCCTCTCTTTCCACAGCGATTTAAGCGGCGGATGTTCTTCCATCTTTTCGGCAAAGTGCGGTTCGTTTTTGTACTCTTCCACCGTTGCCTCGCGCACCAGCGGACGTCCTTCCATTGAACCATGATCCTGTGTGGTGGCCATTTCTTCTTTTTCACCCGTCTTGCGCAGCCGGGCTCCAATGACAAAATTAAATCCGGCCAGGGTACGTAAAACGCTGGCATTAACGCCCACGCCGCTGGCTATTTTTCCGCCCGCCGTACGTCCGTAGCCCAGCAGCAGGCTCGCCGAGTGATCGGCGTGTCCGGGCTGAATCCACACCGGAATTTTGATCTTGTTCTGACCGACTTCCAATTCCACCACATCGCCATTACCCACCTGCAGGGCCTGCGCCGTTTTGGGACTGAGCAGTAAACCATTGCCCCAGGTCAACTTGGTCACCGGATCAGGCAGCTCCTGCAGCCAGCCGTTGTTGGCAAACCGTCCGTCAAACACGGTAGGCGAGGGCCGAAAAACCAGCTCCAGTATTTCATTGGCGGTCGATTTAGTCTGGAAAGCCTGTTCAGAAAGCGTTTTTAATGTAAGCGTCGGATTAAGCGCATCGCTCTTCTCCGGCGCCAGATAGCCGTCATTCAACACCTTTTTCCAGCGTTTTTCAAAGTTTTGTCCGGGCAGGATCTCTTTCCACGCGGCGCGCACCAGCTCGTAACCAGATGCCGCCAGGCCGGTGGTCAGTAAATGAACCACTTCAAGCGCGCTTTTCGAATCGTACAACGGGGCAATCATGGGCTGGGCCACACTCAAACTGCCGTCCGCATTACGTCCATCGCCCCAGGCTTCCAGATAATGGCTGAGCGGCAAATGCCAGTGGGCCTGCTGTGCCGTCTCGTCAAAATACAGTCCACAGTGGATGTGTGTTTTCAGCCTGCCCGCCGCCTGCTGCCAGTTTAAATCAACCGGCGCGTCATAGGCCGGATTCACATCCAGAGTGACCAGGGTTTCCACTTCACCGCTATTCATGGCGCGCACCAGATCGGCTAACTGATTTTTAGAAGGCAAAAGCGCATCCTGCAGAGGCAAATACTCCACGGTCGCCCCCACGTTGCCCAGAGTTTTATTCAGGGCCAGTACCAGCGCATGCACTTCCGCAGGCTGTGTTCTACCGGCGACGATTAAACTCTTTCCCTTATTTTTCATCAGGTCATCAGCCAGGGCGTTTAACCATACGGCATCCACCTTTAACGCATTGGCAGGTAAATCAATATCGAGCGCCAGCCCCCGTTTTTTCAGGGCATGAGCCAGCGCCAGCGCAAAAGCCCCCACCTGCTGTGTTTGTAAACGCAAACGATGATCGGCCATGCCGCCGGTAATGGAAAAGTGGTTTTCCACCACGTACAGACGATTCATTTCTTCGCCGGCCTTAAGGACTTTACGCCCCTTCGAAAAACCTTTATGGGCGGCGATATTTTCGCTTTCGCTGAGCAAAAAGTCAGCCTCCAGAGAGAGGATCACCTTAGCGCGCTCGTAATGGTAAAGCGGCCGTAAATCCTGGCCCGTTGCCAGCCGGATTCCGCGAAAAATGTTCTCATCGCTTACTGATTCGTAGGCAAACCAGCGGGCTTCCGGGAATTGTTGTTTAAAATTCTGATAGGCTTTGTAAAGCGCAGGACTGGAAAAAGAACGGCTTAAAACCGCCAGTTTTTTTCCCTTTCCCAGACGAGTTTTTTCAGAACGCCAGAAGGCAATAAAATCCGGCCAGGTCTTGATCGCGCCTTTAAAACGCACCTGTTTGGAGCGATCCGGATCGTACAATTCCAGCACAGACGCCTGCAACCAGGCGTTGGTCGCCCCCCGGGTAGAAGAGTGATCCGGATTACCCTCGATTTTGGTCGGACGACCGTCGTGGTTTTCCACCAGCAGGCCATAATTACTTAGCCCCACAGGCATGATGGTGGCGTAATACCTGGGCACGCCGGGGATGATATTTTCTGGCGCGACCACATAAGGCACAATTTTCTCCACCGGCCTGCGGCAACTTACCAGCCCGGCAAAGGCAATGGAAGCGCCCATCAGACCCAGGAACTTTCTGCGCGATACGCCATCGGCAACCTCTTCCACACTTTCGGGAAATTCGGCTGCTACAAATTTTTTGAATTCCGGCGTATCGGCCAATTGCTCCAGGCTTCTCCAATACTGCTTTCCTTCGTTCATATTCCCCCTTTTCATCTATGACACCCCGAACAATCGATTGGCGGTTTGATGTTTTTTTGTTGAATCAGTTGCATGGCAATTTCTAATTGGTTGGCAGGAGGCTGGTAGTTCATGGTGGTAATTTCTGAGGCGGGTCGCAAACTGGGGGCCGGATTATTGTGACAATCAAGACACCAGCTCATGCTTAATGGCTTTTCCTGATGCACTTTTTCCATGGCCGCCACATTGCCGTGACACGACTCGCACCCCACGCCAGCCGTAATGTGTGCGGAATGATCAAAATAGACGAAATCCGGCAAATCGTGCACCTTTGTCCACTCCAGCGGTTTGTTTTCAGCCATGCTTGCCCGAACGGGCAACAATTTGCGGCTTTCGGTTGCCACGCTGGAATGGCAATTCATGCAGGTTTGCGTGGGCGGCACGCTGGCCACCGCAGCCCGCTCCACATTTACATGGCAGTAACGGCAATCCAGGCCCAGATCGCCCACATGCAATTTATGACTGTACGGCACCGGTTGCTCCGGTTGATAACCAACATCCGTATATTGAGGCGAACCAAAATACCAGAAGAAAAAAACAACACCGATGATACCGCCTGCTGCGCCTATTAAAATAAATAGCGGTAATCGATTGGTCCATTTGGGAAAAATCTGCGCCAAGCTAATCTCCCTTCGTTAAACATTCTATGCTTCTTTAAATAGAAGCGACCATTCAGTTTGTAGCAAAAACAAAAAACTCCGACACAACTCAATGGAGCCTTTTGATTTTTATTCCAGAACCTAAATAAAAATCTCCACCACAATGACCACGAACAGAATGAATAGGTATTGAATCGACATAAAAAACAACCGTCGATAATCCTTTTCCGTTTGAGAAGCGCGTGCTTTAAAGGATTGGCGGATAAACCGAAACCCTAAAATGGCGGCGGCGGCGCCGTAAACCCAGCCGACCTTCTGCGAAAATACCAGCGTCAGACTGGCGGCAACCAGAATTAAAGTATAAAACACAATTTGATTGAGCGTGGAACGCTCGCCATGTATCACGGGCATCATCGGCAATTTACTTGCGCGATAATCGTCCGTGTAAAAAAGAGCTAATGCCCAAAAATGAGGCGGGGTCCAGAGAAAAATAATGAGAAACAAAATCCACGGTTCCCATGACATGGAACCGGTAGCGGCCACCCACACGCCCACAGGAGCCATGGCCCCGGCTGCTCCCCCAATGACAATATTCTGCGGGGTGGTCGGTTTTAAATATAAAGTGTAGAAAAAACTGTAAAATAAAAGCGTGACTAGCGAAAGCAGAGCGCTGTACCAGTTAAAAAAGAATCCAAAAATTAATACACCGCTTATGCCCATCAACAATGAAAAAATCAGCGCCCCTTTGTGACTGATCTTTTTTTGCGGCAGGGGACGTCGGCCGGCCGTACGTTTCATTAATGCATCGCGTTCTCGCTCAAAATATTGATTAAGCGCATTGGCCGAACCGCCTGTCAGGTAAAGAGCTACAAGCGCCAATAAGAAACGAAGTGGCTCGCGTAGCAAACTGCCTTCCAGAACCAACGACGTTGCTCCCGTAATAATCACCAGAAGCATGATTTCCGGCTTACTAAGTGTAAAATATTGTTTTATCTTTTCAATCATATAAACCTTCCAGATTCCGAGCACAGATAAAAGAAACATCTAAGAAAAAACCATTATTCCCAACTGATAAAAAAAATCACACAGAAATTAAAAAAAATGTCTTTTAAAGCGGATTCAATACTTAATCTCCACAAACCATTGCTAATGCTTTTGTAGCAAATCAATACACTACAAACCAAAGTATGCAAATAACGCAAGTGCGTGTGCAGAATTTGCTCACATGACTTTTAAATCGACACTATTTTAGAATCAACTTAAAATCTTATTCTTGAAAATAAAGGAGTTACGAGCGCTTCTAACTTTATGGCATGGCCTTTGCCTGTTACAATGCAAAACCAAAAATGTTAAACCAATTAAAAGGAGGTCAATTATGATCCAAACAAGTAACTACCGTGGATGGCTAAGAGGACTTTTCCTGCTCTTAGGGATTCTTCTCAGCTTTTCCCTCACCGCTCAGGCGCAGGACTATTATGTTATAGCGTCCCAACCGGATGCTGATAGTTCGGAATACTTTTATGAAGAAGGCGCCACGCTTTACATGACCGTTTATTCCCAGAATCTTGATTTCAATAACATGAAAAAGATGAAATGGGAAATCGAGAAAGATATGGATTATGGGCATGAAGATGGTATGGAGGATGATTCTGGAATGGATTTCGAAGGCGTCTTCACCAACAATATGGATGGTTCTTTCAGCGCCTCTTTCGATCTTAGCCAACTGCCCATGGCTGGTCTGTGGAAATGGAAAGCGGAGCTTGAAGACGAGCACGGCAATGAGGTTAAATTTAAAGCCGCTTTTAGCTACATCAACCCGAGCGATGATTCGGTACATCAGTACCTGGAGTTGAAAGGTATCATTTCTGAAATTAACGGCGACACTCTATTTATTGGAGATTACGCTTTCGTTGTGGATTCAAACACTGTAATCATTGGCCACGAAGACAACATGCTCAATTTTTCAGACCTTATGGTCGGCGATTATGTAGAAGTTGAAAGCCGTGGACTGTATGACAATGTTTACCTTGCCATCAAGATCGAACTGGAAGATAAAGATGATTATGAAGACGATGGCCATCATGAAATGGAATTCAAGGGAAAAATCGAATCTATTACAGACTCCTCTATCGTTGTGAATGGCAACCAGTTTAAGATTACTGCTCAAACCATAATCCGTAACCGTCATGAAATGACCATTCAGATCGGTGATCTGGCTGTGGGCATGTTTGTTGAAGTAAAAGCCAGGCTTATGAATCGAGAAATGATCGCCCTTAAAATTGAGATCGAAGATTATGATGATCACGCCTATAAGTTTGAAATTGAAGGTATGATCGATTCTTTAAATACGAATTATTTGATCATCGGCGGACAAAAAGTTTACTTCGATTCGACCACGGTTGTTAAGCTCAGCCACCACGACATGGGCAGCGTAAGCGATTTACAGGTAGGTCAATATGTAGAAGTTAAAGTCATATTAACGGCTGACGGCGCCTTATGGGCCATTAAAATTGAAATTGAAGATTCTGACAATTACAGTCAGGAAATCAAGTTTAAAGGCGTAATTGATTCGGTTGGCGTTAACTTTTTGATTGTCTCCGACAGACTGGTTTACGTGGACGACAGCACAGAAATTTACTGGGCACACAATGTAAGCATGAGCTTTAGCGAACTGCAAAAAGGACTGGTTGTTAAAGTTGAAGGCATTCTGCAAAATGACGGCAGCATTCTGGCTCAAGAAATCAAAGTAAAAGAACTGTGGAATAATTACATAGAAGTTGAAGGCGTGGTAGAATCTATCGACGCTGATGGCTTTACCGTCCAGGGCGTTTACTTTTACGTGGATTCGACCACCCTGTTTTTCACCAGCCACTATCAGATTTTAACTTTCAACGACCTCAAAACAGGCGATTGGGTGGAAGTTAAAGCGCTTCCGATGGCCGACGGTTCATTGGTGGCTCTTAAAGTTCACGTGGAAGATGGCGATAAAACGCACCTCAGCGTTACCGGTGAAATTCAATCCATCACCATGGATTCGATTCGTGTGAATAATCTGAACTTTGCCATTGACTCCAGCACCATCGTCTATGATTTGCAGGATGCTCAGGTTGATATCTCTGCGCTGAAGGTCGGTCAGATCGTTGAAGTAAAAGCATTGATTTTGCAAGACGGAACTTTCCAGGCCGTAAAGATCGAAATTGAATACGATCCCGACATGGTTTCTGTAACCAGTTCTCTGGGTGGAAAGACCGAATCCAGCATCATTATTCTTAACACGGAATACACTATTACCTCTAACACCGTCATTCTGGACAGCAGCTTTAATGTAATCGATTACACCTCGCTGCAGCCAGGTGATGAGGTAACGGTTTGGGCCGTTTCCAGCTCGGGCGGCAATGAAGCGCTGCAAATTCAAACGCTTTCTACTTCAAGCGTTACAGCCATCGAAAATCAATCTCAGGTTATTCGTGGTTTCGAATTGAAACAGAACTATCCGAACCCGTTCAACCCCACCACCACCATTGAGTTCTCTTTGAATCAAAGCGGTTTCGAAAAAGTTAGTCTGACCGTTTACAACATCCTTGGCAAAAAGGTTAAAACTCTGTACAATGGTGTGCTGGATCGCGGCACCTACCGTTTCGAATGGAACGGAACCAACGAAGCCAACCAGCCTGTTGCCTCTGGCCTGTATTTCTACAGACTGCAGGTTAAAAACCAGGCTTCCGTAAAACAAATGATTTTAATCAAATAAAACTAAAATTTGGCACGCATGATAGCGCCCATAACCTTACTCACCGCTGATGGTGAGTAAGGTTATTTTTAAATACGAAAGAGGAGTTGATATGCGGATAGAAGAGTTACATTTAATCGATAACAGTATGCCCTCTCTGCTGGAACTTGCGAATTATCTGCATCAAAAAAAGGATGCCTTTGAACTGCTCACGAAATTCATGCAGCAACTTGAGATGTCTATTAACAAAACATCGTTTACACACAGCGCCCGCGTGGCCCTGCTGGCTGAAACATTGGGCACCGCTGTTAATCTTTCTGCCAATGAATTATATTTATTAAAAAGGTCTGCCTATTTACATGATATAGGGAAAATATTTTTACCCGTGAAATTATTTCAAAAAAAAGAAGAATTGAATGCCAAAGAATGGAAGATGATTCGTCTGCATCCGGAATTAGGCGCCTCTCTCATCAGACAAATTCCTCACCTAAAACCCTTGCTGGCAGGAATCTTATTTCATCATGAACGGTATAATGGAAGCGGCTATCCCTTTGGCTTAAGTGAACAACAAATCCCTTTAATAAGTCGCATCATCGGCCTGGTAGATTGTTTTGAAGCATTGATCGCTCCAAGACCTTACCACACTCCCTTAACTTTGCAACAGGCATTAAGTACAATGGAAAAACAAAAAAATCAGGGGCTGTGGGATCCGTATTTATTTGAAGTGTTTGTAGAGATAACCACCGATTCAGATTATTTTGTGGATAAACGTCCCGTTGATATTAACCTGGTCAAAAATTAATAGACAGGGTAATGCTTTGCCTGTCGAATGTCGTTATTGAAACGCGAACACTTTGTCTTTCATAATTACTCCACATTGCATCAAAAACAGAAGAAAGCCACACACCAGCCGTTACAATAACTCCGGCCTTTCTTAATTTGTACCATCTGTTATAATCATCATAGGCCGCATCCAATTTCGTAATATCATCAACAGCCCTGTACTTTTGGTGATAATGGTTTTCAAGAATGGCGGCGCTGGCAGTGGCCGCCGATGCCACAAGGAAGCTCGAAAAAAACAGCGCGGCTCTCTTTTTTTGCCCTTTGTAGTACTGCCCCCAGCCAGGGAGAAACACAGAACGAAGGCTGGCCGCGGGCCTTTTGTCAGAGATAAAAACATAGCGAATGGCCGCCGGTTTTTCTTTAAACCTCCCCTGCTTAAACTCCTTTTTCAACGCATTGTAATAGGCAATAATTTTAGGCGAAGTGGTAATCGGATCAAATTCGTAACCGGGATCTAACTCAAGAATGGTTAAAAACTGAACTCTGGCCGAATCCAGTTTCCTTAAATTAAAATACGCAAAGCCCAGATATTTGTGAATTTCAATCAATTCGTCGGGCGTAAATGAGCTTGCATCCTTAAGTAATTGCTGGCCATAGGAAATGGTTTTTTCAAATTCAAGGGATTCGTAATACGCTTTTAACGGCGCTAATGGTTGTGAGTGGGCAGTAGTGGTGGCAATAAAAAAAAACATCCACAGTAGTAAGATTTTACCGGGCGTAAATAATTTTAAAAACGGCCTGATTGTACGGCGATCGAACCACCAACCAGTAGATCCCTGAAGAAACGAGCTGTCCTTTTTCATTTTGAGCCTGCCAGATAAAATGTTTACTGCCTCCCGTTGCCATACCATTGAACAACGACTTAATGTGTTGCCCTTTCAGATTATAAATATCTATCCGATACGAAGCAAGTCGGGG
This sequence is a window from Caldithrix abyssi DSM 13497. Protein-coding genes within it:
- a CDS encoding SCO family protein; this translates as MSTFIQIVFLLILSVQAATGQVVRTSDPELNKIDVIEHLGAQIPLDVKLIDSQGQTHQLKDYYDGEKPVVLILAYYHCPMLCNLVLDGVTRALYSVRLKFGEDYRVLTISIDPRDTPQDALQKKESMLKRLQEPPDSDGWEFLVGEEKEVKRLADAVGFQYFFVEEKNQYAHPAVIMLTDGTGKLSRYLYGIEYRANDIKLGLLEAAQGKIGSTTDKILLFCFHYDPDAKGYVLFASNLMKAGGALTLAFLGLFIVYFRIKGRKQQTIQGTIS
- a CDS encoding c-type cytochrome → MKKLSWIIGLFMFVLLLGCRGQISEKPPIHPVPDMDDQPKFKAQEENRFFTDGSAMRVPVPGTVARGEYHENEEYFTGKDENGKPIDYIPEAVNLALLKRGQERYNIYCAPCHSRVGDGLGMVVKRGFPPPPSFHQDNIRAYADGHIFDVISNGIRNMPAYKHQIPVKDRWAIVAYFRALQRSQHATIKDVPEELRDKIK
- a CDS encoding DUF3341 domain-containing protein — translated: MSQAKRVMMLAEFENPAQLLKAAEQLRNSGFKNFDCYSPFPIHGLDKAMGEKRSMLGWVSGITAAIGLSFGVLLQWWTGSVAYPVVVSGKPLFSYQAYSPVAFALMVISGAATAFVGMLIFNKLPRFNHPIFESERFKKVTDDGFFVSIEGDEGEFDLNEARTFLESIGGKNVELITEEAEDDEKA
- the nrfD gene encoding NrfD/PsrC family molybdoenzyme membrane anchor subunit, with the translated sequence MSVFEQRAQLAQIQEPPLIEGNPTFHSITEDVSSIAERPKPPKMWYILMGISSFFALILFVLIGYLIGTGIGVWGNNVPVGWGFPIVNFVFWVGIGHAGTLISAILFLLRQKWRTSINRFAEAMTLFAIACALVFPGIHVGRIWVIYYMFPVPNQMAMWPNFRSPLLWDFFAVGTYFTVSLIFWYTGLVPDLASMRDRAKTRLRKIVLGIFSLGWRGSNKHWKHYEMAYLILAGLSTPLVLSVHSIVSTDFATSILPGWHSTIFPPYFVAGAIFSGFGMVLTMAIIARKAFKLEHIITLTHLEKINKVILLTGMMVGYSYAMEFFIAWYGGNQYEQFTFINRAFGPYWWAYWIMVISNVVIPQLLWFKKFRTSIPVMFVISIFVNIGMWFERFVIVITSLHRDFLPSSWDMFKPTWVDFGMMLGAFGLFFTLFLLFVRWLPMVAMSEVKGVLPQADPHYYDEHHQAEGTK